Proteins encoded in a region of the Oncorhynchus tshawytscha isolate Ot180627B unplaced genomic scaffold, Otsh_v2.0 Un_scaffold_7692_pilon_pilon, whole genome shotgun sequence genome:
- the LOC112239756 gene encoding phospholipase A2-like, with product MEMSALYLALLLFSEHVIDGITRSYEGTELSTTPTVTSPLPERWRRRDKRGLWELAGVVKCSTGRSAVAYVMYGCYCGLGGQGWPRDKADWCCHKHDCCYGKAENLGCQTKTDKYQWTCENKMSNCESLKNRCDKILCRCDREAARCLRRAPFTPKYSVWPDFLCGYEQPTCTRH from the exons ATGGAGATGTCTGCTTTATACCTCGCTCTGCTTCTGTTTTCGG AGCATGTTATCGACGGGATAACCAGATCTTACGAAGGGACTGAGTTATCGACAACACCGACAGTCACCTCCCCGTTACCGGAGCGATGGCGTCGGCGGGACAAGCGGGGCTTGTGGGAGTTGGCGGGCGTCGTTAAATGCAGCACTGGGAGGTCGGCGGTGGCTTACGTTATGTATGGATGTTACTGCGGGCTGGGAGGCCAGGGATGGCCCAGAGACAAGGCTGACTG GTGCTGTCACAAGCATGACTGTTGCTATGGGAAGGCTGAGAATCTGGGTTGTCAGACCAAGACGGACAAGTACCAGTGGACCTGTGAGAACAAGATGTCCAACTGCG AGTCTCTGAAGAACAGGTGTGACAAGATTCTGTGCAGGTGTGACCGGGAGGCGGCCAGGTGTCTGAGGAGAGCTCCCTTCACCCCTAAATACTCTGTCTGGCCCGACTTCCTGTGTGGATACGAACAGCCCACCTGTACCCGTCACTGA